gatttgaaACTCGTTTTTAGAATCGAAAGTTTGAGCCGTTTTGACCCTTTTGCCCGAATATTGTGAAATTGGTGTTGTTAGTTCCAAAATTattgtgaatcattatttgattaCATTGTGGTGGTTCGGATGATATTCGGAAGGGAAAGACTCAAGTGGTTGATTGATTGTGATTTGATTAAGgtaagtgaacttctaaaacttCGTAAACCTTGTAGAattctcaaattttctttgtTGTGTGTGTTGGAGAATAATGGGAATGAGGTGGTGGGTTATTTTCTCAAATGAATTAACCTAAATTAATAGACAGGTTTAATAAAAAGGCAATGTGTGCTAATCTTGTGATTGGAAAATGTGAAATGCCTTGATCTTGATATtgatgtgtatttgatgaaatgctTTGATAACTTCATTGTGTTTGCGAACTTCTTGCACTTGCCATTTCCACATTATTGTGTGACCATGCCGAATTGCACTTTTGTTTTTGAACACTGTGATGAGATGGACatgtgtgatgccgaggtcattacCGGCGGGAGTGTGATGCCGGAGTCATTTCCAGCGAGATTGTGTTACCGAGATCATTTCCGACGAGTatgtgatgtcgaggtcattgtCGGAGAATGTGTGATGCCAAGGTCATTGCCGACGAGATTATgtattgccgaggtcatttctagCGAGAGTgtgtgatgtcgaggtcattgcCGGTGAGtatgtgatgccgaggtcattgtCGACGAGTGTGTGATGCCTAGGTCATTGCTAATGAGTGTGTGATGCTTAGGTCATTGCCTATAAGAGTGTGATGCCCAGGTCATTTTTTgatgagagtgtgatgccgaggtaaTTTTCGATGAGAGTGTGATGACGAGGTCATTGCCGATAAATGTGACTGATGCTCGACTATTGATTATGCATGAGCATCCTTGCATATTTATGTGTGGAGTATTGATTTTTGTGACTGATCCGTGTGATACTTGTGATTCCTAGCTTGTGATGATTTAACTGTGATTGTGGAACTTATTTGAACTATGCATTGTGAACTCTAAGTTGGGCTAATTTCTGTGTAGGTTGTAGTcatggaggttcggttgggatgaaaGGAGTTCCTGTATTTTATTCGATTTGCCTAGTTTTATTAGTTGGCTTGCTGAGTGCTGTATTGTTGATACTCACtgcttgcttctacacttgtgtcgATTCCGAGCCCTGACCGTGAGTTTGAGTCATTCCTTTTCATTTGAGGCTTCGAGGTTACTTTGAGAGGCAGCTAATTGACACCCGGTGATCTCCTTCATCcattatgctttgttctattaGAGACACAAAGacatttgagacttgtatttatccTTAATTGTGTATTTATTAGTgacttgtacacatgacaaccagaTTTTGGGGGTTATGTAGGATTATTTAAGACTTCCACATTTGTTAATCTAATCTATTTAGTTATTCCGCATTGTTTTTTCGAAATTGTTGGGTTTAGACTGACTCGTTCTAGTGGGATAGGACAAGTGCCGTCACACCCGGTTTCGTATTGTGACAATCCTAAACTTTAGAAACACCAAGAGTTGAGATgtataatgaccctgaaggtcattttcgaCATTTTCAACAAAATTACCGTTGTACCCTTTTCATcagttgccccgagtcattttagattgagtttgaaagttgaattttgaaaatcttgtgaaaagttgaggttttgctagAGAAATGTGTTTTGATGGCTTAAgagtcaaattttgagtttcggagtcatttggagtttcaagTCTAGGAATgaaattccgtcgattccatcAATTtcggaatgtggaaattggtatGAAAGAGTTGTCGGAGTCAGATTTGGAGTTAGTACGTGGAATTTAGGttcgaagttggaaattgagttaaggTTTGcttcaagtttgactttggtcaacattttgggGTTCGGGTACTCGaattggatttctgatggttccaatggtttcttgaggtgattctaacgctagaaaGAGCTTCGTTGTAATTTTTGGACTCCCGAgctcgttttggtattttggagatctaagttagtttagttgcaactTTTCGAGTTTcggatcaaggagacctcgaattcgaatTCCGTTaatccattgagtctgaaatatcattTCCAAGCTAGTAGCATATTTGATTTGTGTTCGGAAAGTTCCGAATgagttttgggtgagtttttaAGCTTTGAGTCGGGGTTTCAAATTCGGATATTGGGGGTTTTCTTAAGAACATAGATTTTAGTAAAATTGGTGTTTGAGGGCtaatttcaactccaaattcaaattgattTTCAACATTAGTTTCTAAATACTTTAAGGAtcgttttcatgtaaaaaatttGAATCTTCTTTTTGTTTACGAAATTGGTTTTTTGGGTGTTTCAAGTCCGATTCGGTCCGATTTTCACAAATGTTGATTTGAGTATCGTTAGAATCGTTTTCTTATTGATattcatatttgaatagattatttTGATTCGGAACGTTTGCGTAAGGGTAAAGCTCAGATTCCAGAGTAGTTTGAGATTGAATTCGAgtcaagtgaacttctaaatcTTTATTTAAGCTTATAAGATCATGTATTCGTGTTTTACGTGTTTAGAAGTAATGAGAAGTGATTTTGGGAATTATTTGATGTTTAATCAGACTTGATAATGAATAAGGGGGTAATAGATGGCAAATGAGATGATTTAGCATGTTGTGTTCAATATGAATGATACTTGACTTATTGTGAATacttgaatatgttgttgtgatatgAGTTGTGACTTGTTGATATTATCATTCCATCATTGTATTTTACATGGATATCgcctatttgcattggttctgatactTTGAGATGGAATTTAATTCGAGGATTATGCTGAAGGAAAATGGTTCTAGTGAGAGATGATTTATGCCGAAGGGAAATGATTCCGGCGGATACATGGTCCATCTGTGGCTCCCATGGGTTTCGACCTGCTAGTTAGCAGGGAAAATAAGGTAAAAGGGACCTTTGAGAGTTAAATGAAGGATAGgggatttgtatttttttttaatttttttttattataaatttttaattagatGTTAATTATGAAAAGATGGGgttgaattagaatatttaaaagtttagggtaaaaattaaaagatcaaaaacttttaataaaaccctaattttcattcatttactccacttttttaaacttatgttctctatttccctcttctcttctctcttctgTTCTTCATTttcctcctctcttctcttctcttttcttcattttttttaacgctcttgtttttttttctttcatcttcttcttccttaacttctttACTTTTTTCCTTCTCTGTTTTTTCCTTTCTGTTTAaactttttgtgttttcatcttcttcttcttcggatgttgtcattttcatttttttcttcactccgatttgattgtgaaaactatattaaaaaattgatgaaaagagatgagAACAGAAGAGAggatatgttgtaaatgtttatataaacatgagttgttcaagcaaccaagaagatatttaaacaaccaaaagttgtttagttcaaacaaccagaagatatttaaacaaccctaaattgtttagttcaaacaacaaaagttatttaaacaaccaaaaattatttaaacaaccaaaagttgtttagttcaaacaatcagaagatatttaaacaaccctaagttgtttagttcaaacaaccagaagttgtttaaacaatcaaaagttgtttagttcaaacaaccagaagatatttaaacaaccctaagttgtttaggtgtTTTTTACAACCCTCTTATATGTTGGACCTATTTGTAAATAACAAAACTTTGgggtgtataaaaatattcttttttaaattagcaTAACTCATTAATACCTAATTATACTAGAGTCCCTTTTAtccaatttttaaaacttgtgtcctatatcctcaaatagataactcaaaagtctcttttaattaaaatccCCTAGTTAGCAGATATGTATCATTagaacagacatgcatcactatatgtgacattgcattgcatcatacatcttttgccATATATGGAATGTGTTTACCCCTGATATTCCCGTGATTCATACTATTGATTGGTGAGACTTGACTGAAACTTGAGCTGTACTgttgttgatatatatatacttgtgCTGTTAGACTGGGCTGATTTCTGTGCAGATTGTAGTTTGAGGGTTTTGGTTGgtatgacaggagtacttgCATTCTATTAGCTTTGCTTAGTCTTAGATGCCTACTTGCTAGGTACCGCATtattggtactcactccttgctaacTACATTTGTGTAGGTTTAGAGCCCGGACAGTGACTCGCTTTTCTTTCCATTCGAGGCTTTTAGAGGGGATTTGAGAGGTAGCTGTTGATGCCGGCGATCCTTCTTGTTCCTctttactttgttctattcgagagacagagttttgagacttgtatttatttcagtATCTTTGTATTTAGAGGCttatacatgtgacaaccagtccgTGGGGGATTTTGTAGTTGATTAAGACTTCCGCTTTTATATCCAAATTACTTATTTTTGAActgtttccgcttttatttcCGCAATTGTTgggttaggctgacttgtccggtGGGAAAGGATAAGTGTCATCACGCCCAAAtttcgggtcgtgacaagatGCCATTTTCAAGCAGTTGAAACCTTCTTGTGGCTATTGAAGCAGCAAATATCAACTTTAGAATTCCACACATCTTAGATACAGCAACTTGGAATATGTTATATTCTGACATTCCTTAGATTGTCCATAATTTCTGAAAGCTCAATCTTCTCTTCCTTGACATAAATGATTGTCAACTAAGAAAGACCAGAAGTTCATGGCGAGCCAGGCTGATATTAACCAAAAGAAGCAGCTAAGTAGATGAGCCTTCTGGCACTTTACGCCATCCCGTCATAGTATTTTTCCAAATATCTTTCCAATCTTCCAGGCTTCAGTGAGGATGCATTTCTAATTTCTAGCTGTTTTACCTTCATAGAGTTGAGGTTTATAATAGTTTGATGTTGTCAGATGCTACTAAGAGAATttctcaacaacaaaaaaatgcTACAAGGAGAAGCACAGTGCATAACTCCGAACTTGAACATAAGGCTTTTGTCCAGGTCTAACTATCCTGAAGGACATGAACAATTACTATAGGATCACCTTCTTAAACCTCTTTAATGTACATTCTGATAGAGTATTATCAAAAGGGAGGGTGTGGGAGTAATGAAGAGCTATACAAATTAGACAGGGGCTGAGAAAATATTGAGTTAACATCAGTTCTAGAAGTTTTCATCTAAAAAGGTGTGTTCAAGTGTCTATATCTGTTAACAATATATGTGAATCAATTATGCCTAAATCCCATACAAAGTAGGATTACATCTGTTTATAATCCTAAAGTAAAAATAGCTTAAGAGAAAGGAATAAAACAAGTTTACACCAGCAAGCAAGTAATGGGAGGAAAGACATTGTTGCACCTCTAATAATCGTGGAACACTCCATTTGATGACATTGCGTACCAATCCTCCACGGGATTCATTCTGGCACTCAAATTTCTGGAAAATTTGACCCACCTATTACATAGCTCAGAAAGACCAGTTCAGCTGAGTATGCATGTAACTAGTAAATGAAATAATAGGAGTTGATAAATCTCAGATGAACTGCAGGTTGAGGAAATTTAGACTCAtcattgaaaagaaaatagagcATTTTTGTCTCTTTGTTTCTTGTTCATTTTGTAATTATATTAGATGGTAGTGGAATAGATTTATGATAAAAATTACTACAGATATTAAAGACACATGAATGGAGAGAGTGAAGAGGGGTTTGAGGAAATAAAGctgttttttcttttccaaagcACATAAGATCTGTGCATTGAAAAGTTATACCAAATTACTGGTGAAGAAGCTTCTTTGAACTATGACAACACAAGGTCATTTCACACTTAATATTTGTTAGTTAAATTACTACTGCATTAGAAGTTGACTATTCATCTAGCATACACCAAATTGAACCTGAAAGAATGGAAGCCTAGCAGCAGATTCAAAAAGAATGAGCACATCTGGTGCAGATGTATACTGCAACCGCCATGTTCCGTCCAACTTACTCAAGTCAATTTCCTTTCCAGCATCAAAACCTTCAACCACTACCTGATTATATCTCAATTAGTCAATACACTAGGATAAAGTGGAACTTCAAATTAAGCACGAGCAGCAGACCATAGCCTCCTCAATGATGGATCGTTGATCAGCAGTTGTCACTAGGCCTCGTTGAGTATCTTGGATGATATTAAGCAGTTCATATTTTCGGCTTTCCAGTTCATTTTCAGCATCCTAGCAAAATCCCAATTGAATGTAAGAAGTGCTGTGAACAACCCAAGGCAATTTCTTAAAACTGTTGCCatgttaaaaataaagaagCTAGAACAGTAGATGTTCCACACAAACAAGGGGGTAAAAGAGAACATGGCATATGAAAACACTGAATTATTGGACATACTCTTGACACAGACATGGAGGTAGATGACATGGACGTAGCCAAACATGTAACTCTTCCATGGTTGTGTACTCCTCTAATGGTGTTTGAAAAGGAGACAATAGGTCTCACGCATAGAGCAGAGCTGAAACCTGCTGGCAAGTAAAACTAGTAGCATTTAGATCCGTATCACTTATTGTGCTGAATAAACCTACATATTACAAGGGAAAGGATTATATGGCAGGGGAATCATGCCGAAATCGCCAAAAAGagtcatatatattatttaagagCTTGCATGTGGAGTTCATCATCCAGCAGTCCAGACTACAATCACAATTTGTTCAAGGCAATTCTTTTATGTGATCAATTGTTGTCTACCTTCTTAGTAATGGGAACATGCTACGGTCAATTCATTAGCATTAGTATGTTCTTCCAAGAATCAGTTTATATAAGGGCTCCCATGACAAACTATCGATCTCAGAGAGTACAATAAGAACATAAATCTAAATTTTGTGCTTAACTCATTTAGTGTTAATATACAATTACATTTCTAACATTTCGGTCTTATATGACATGGACAGGGACAAGTACATTGAATTTTTGACAATTTTCTTTACAAACATTTGACATAGTGCCTTATTTGCTTCTGAATAGAGGTGGCAAAATTAGCCCACTGCCTAAGTTTGGACTAATTATTGACCCGCTTATTTATTAACTTAGTCCATTTCAACCCGTCAACATTTGGACTAATATCTAGcccaaattaatttataaaaatcttgtcaaaatatttttaaaaagacattttatttatttgatagatgttatatatattcgtaacaaagaaaaaaaaaagaattagagGGATTGGATTATGTTCAACATTTTAACTTATTTCGATCCAAGTAACTTTAGGGTACCATTTTAACGGGCTCAGATTCAGTCAAGTCGCTCATTTGCCACCTATAGTTAAATTTTGTCAGAGCTACTGTTGCAAGTAGCTCACCAGAAAATGTCGATACATATACCTTGAATCTTCAAAATGGAAGAGAGCAATAAGCAAATTTGTAATAAAATACatgtaattatcaaaaaaaaaaaaaagttttttaccTGAAATCATTGGTAGCGCTTAAAGTCTCAAATGAGGCATGAAAGCTCAAAGTAGAATCAAAACTGAAGCAAACTACGGTATCAGCATTAGAAAAAGTGGGAGCAAAaaaattttatagaaaaaaatctGACAAACGAAAATACGTACCCAGAAAGCTGAGATTCTCAGAATGCTTAATTCAcaacaaaaatattcaatacAAAGAGCCAAAGAAGAGGCTGGAAATACTGAATTTTTTTCTGCAGCAAAAGCCCCTGGTTGATGCTGGCCTCATCCAAAATGTGTAATTATAATTATACCCCTCATATATTGTGCATTATGTCTTGTGAGATGTCTTTTCCTATTCCGGACAGGATATATCTGCTGAATGCTGATATTCAAAAGTCCCTTTTTGATATATtagaaattaataaattttaagaaatttttataatttataatttatgtaaattaaaaaaaaagtctactagttgtattagggttgtagcaagggaagtgttgggagtctcgacaggtagtcgtagtcgacatcaaggggactggtggtggaatgtagaagtgcaagggaaggtggaagcaaagaaaatgGTGTacgcgaagttgatagaaagcacggatgaggtggagaagtggacgaataaggaaatttataagatagcgaagaaggaggcgaagtcggctgtttcgacggcaaaaacgatagcttttgaacgcctttatgctgaactagaagaaaaaggtggggataagaaattgttcaagctagccagggcgcgggagagaagggaacgcgatgtggatcaagtgaagtgcattaaggacgagcatggaaaagtattggtagaagagactctcattaaacagaggtggcagtcatacttccataaactcttgaatgacgtaggggacagagactttgtgttgggagatttggaacatacagagaGGCGTCGCAATTTTGgatattgcaggagtattaaggtcgaagaggttaagggtgttgttcgtaggatgcgctggggaagagcaaccggacctgacgagattcctggggaattttggaagagcgtcagcttggtaggtttggagtggctgactaggttatttaatgtcatctttaaaacggcaacgatgcccgaagaatggaggtcgagcgtaatgatccctctatagaaaaacaaaggggatatccagagttgcaacaactatagaggtatcaaattactaagccacactatgaaagtgtgggaaagagtggtggagatgagggtgaggagagacgtgtctatttcagagaaccagttcggatttatgccgggacgcttaactacagaagccatccatcttatgaggagactggtggagaaatatagggagaggaagagggacttgcatatgatattcatcgacttagaaaaggcctacgataaagttccaagagagatactatggaaatgtttggaggctaaagatgtacctgtggcatacatttgggtgatcaaggacatgtatgagggagccaaaaccagggtaaggacagtaggaggggactcagagcattttccagttgggatggggttgcatcaaggatcagctctaagtctatttttatttgccttggtaatgaatgcattgacgcgacaaattcaaggtgaggtgccatggtgtatgcttttcgcggatgacatagtcctgattgatgagactcgtagtggagttaatgctaagctggaggattggagacataccttagagtctaaagggtttaagctgagtatgaccaagacagagtacttagagtgcaagtttagtgagacacctcaggaggttggcgtggaagttaagcttggtgcccaagccattcaaaagagaagtagttttaagcatcttgggtctatcatgcaaggcagcggggaaattgacgatgatgtcacacatcgtattggggcagcgtggatgaaatggaggctcgcttccggagtgttatgcgacaagaaggtgccaccacaacttaagggcaagttctacaaagtggtggttagaccggctatgttgtatggggcagagtgttggccagttaagatctctcacattcaaaagatgaaagttgccaagatgagaatgttgagatggatgtgtggtcacaccaggagcgacaggattagaaatgaggctattcgggacaaggtaggagtggcctcggtggaagacaagatgcgggaaatgcgactgagatggtttgggcatgtgaagaggagagacacagatgacccagtgaggaggtgtgagaggttggccatggatggttacagaagaggtaggggtaggccgaagaagtattggggagaggtgattagacaggacatggctcagttacagcttaccgaggacatgaccttagataggaggctgtggaggacccacattagggtagaaggctagtacatagtctcgttattcttccctattcataggcgcactagcacattacaattccttgtactctcatttctgctatttctgttactatttattgctttcagtacttttgattactctattttatctgtgatgccttcgttatttattttcctatagcgctttgaatttcttaaccttatctgacccccttttatgccttttttgagccgagggtctctcggaaacagccgtcctaccttggtaggagtaaggtctgcgtacactctaccctccccagaccccacgttgtgggatttcactgggttgttgttgttgtaaaaaaAAAGTCTACAACTATGTAAAGAGCAGTTGATAGCTATTCTATCGCTAAAATTTATTACAATCAAGTATGCACGTTTCACATGACTACGAAGAACAAAAGACAAACAATATACGTAGGCATTCGAAGGGCGTTGATAAGTGTCATTTGGACTTTGCCCTATTTTGTGTTCGCCATTA
The genomic region above belongs to Solanum dulcamara chromosome 5, daSolDulc1.2, whole genome shotgun sequence and contains:
- the LOC129889445 gene encoding probable plastid-lipid-associated protein 10, chloroplastic isoform X1, whose protein sequence is MISAGFSSALCVRPIVSFSNTIRGVHNHGRVTCLATSMSSTSMSVSRDAENELESRKYELLNIIQDTQRGLVTTADQRSIIEEAMVVVEGFDAGKEIDLSKLDGTWRLQYTSAPDVLILFESAARLPFFQVGQIFQKFECQNESRGGLVRNVIKWSVPRLLEENEGATLIVSARFSCVSARNIYLKFEEIGLQSINISDDLQAVIAPAILPRSFLSLQILQFIQTFKAQVPVTSSERQSVGGLYYLSYLDKNMLLGRAVGGGGVFVFTRAQALIC
- the LOC129889445 gene encoding probable plastid-lipid-associated protein 10, chloroplastic isoform X2, producing MISGFSSALCVRPIVSFSNTIRGVHNHGRVTCLATSMSSTSMSVSRDAENELESRKYELLNIIQDTQRGLVTTADQRSIIEEAMVVVEGFDAGKEIDLSKLDGTWRLQYTSAPDVLILFESAARLPFFQVGQIFQKFECQNESRGGLVRNVIKWSVPRLLEENEGATLIVSARFSCVSARNIYLKFEEIGLQSINISDDLQAVIAPAILPRSFLSLQILQFIQTFKAQVPVTSSERQSVGGLYYLSYLDKNMLLGRAVGGGGVFVFTRAQALIC